One segment of Paraburkholderia sp. PGU19 DNA contains the following:
- a CDS encoding extracellular solute-binding protein — protein MNDDKVAANVQQAGEETVGKGISRRTFIKGAVAAAGIAGFPYVHAQEKLTLRYLGTAVNQSADIAKKFKEDTGIEIQYIPVTTDDVTKRIITQPNSFDIVDTEYFSLKKLIPAGTLAGMDAKRIKLADKITPVLTKGEVDGKKIGDQGTAPKKVMFLKGARSTEFSATPTEWMTLIPTTYNADTLGIRPDLIPRPVTTWADLLNPQFKGKAALLNIPAIGIMDAAMAIEAMGHVKYGDKGNMTKAEIDQTIKILIEAKRAGQFRAFWRDFNESVNLMASGEVVIQSMWSPAVTKVRTMGIACKFQPLKEGYRSWASGFGFPRSLQGKKLDAAYEFVNWFQDGWAGAYLMRQGYYPGVTETARTHMQAYEWDYWMEGKLAAQDIKAPDGQLLEKAGAVRDGGSYNQRMGAIACWNAVMDENIYMVQKWNEFIAA, from the coding sequence ATGAACGACGACAAGGTGGCCGCAAACGTGCAACAGGCTGGAGAAGAGACTGTAGGCAAAGGAATATCGCGCCGCACGTTCATCAAGGGTGCGGTCGCGGCTGCGGGCATCGCCGGTTTCCCATATGTGCACGCACAAGAGAAGCTCACGCTGCGTTACCTCGGCACGGCCGTCAACCAGAGCGCGGACATTGCGAAGAAGTTCAAGGAAGACACGGGCATCGAGATTCAATACATTCCCGTGACCACCGATGACGTGACCAAACGCATCATCACGCAGCCCAATTCGTTCGATATCGTCGACACCGAGTACTTCTCGCTCAAGAAGCTCATTCCGGCGGGTACGCTCGCGGGTATGGACGCGAAGCGTATCAAGCTCGCCGACAAGATCACGCCCGTCCTGACGAAGGGCGAAGTGGACGGCAAGAAGATCGGCGATCAAGGCACGGCGCCGAAAAAAGTGATGTTCCTCAAGGGCGCGCGCTCGACCGAATTCTCCGCGACGCCGACCGAGTGGATGACGCTGATCCCCACCACGTACAACGCCGACACGCTCGGCATTCGGCCCGACCTGATCCCACGGCCCGTGACGACGTGGGCGGACCTGCTCAATCCGCAATTCAAGGGCAAGGCGGCGCTTCTGAACATTCCCGCCATCGGCATCATGGATGCGGCGATGGCGATCGAAGCGATGGGCCACGTGAAATACGGCGACAAGGGCAACATGACCAAGGCCGAGATCGATCAGACCATCAAGATCCTGATCGAAGCGAAGCGCGCTGGCCAGTTCCGCGCGTTCTGGCGTGATTTCAACGAGAGCGTGAACCTGATGGCTTCGGGTGAAGTCGTGATCCAGTCGATGTGGTCGCCCGCCGTCACGAAGGTCCGCACGATGGGCATCGCCTGCAAGTTCCAGCCTTTGAAGGAAGGCTATCGCTCATGGGCGTCGGGTTTCGGCTTTCCGCGCTCGCTGCAAGGCAAGAAGCTCGATGCCGCGTATGAATTCGTCAACTGGTTTCAGGACGGCTGGGCAGGCGCTTATCTGATGCGTCAGGGTTATTACCCCGGCGTCACGGAAACGGCGCGCACGCATATGCAAGCCTACGAATGGGACTACTGGATGGAAGGCAAGCTCGCGGCGCAGGACATCAAGGCGCCCGACGGCCAGCTGCTCGAAAAAGCGGGCGCCGTGCGCGACGGCGGTTCGTACAACCAGCGCATGGGTGCGATTGCGTGCTGGAACGCCGTGATGGACGAGAACATCTACATGGTGCAGAAGTGGAA